GATCACTGTGAAGACCAGGATGAACTGGGGAGGGACAGGCAGGATCAGCCAgtggggagcagccagcctgctctgtgCCCCCCACAAtcaccctgctctgccccatccctgcatcctCCCCAGGGTGGGTATGTGGGGTGACCAGGTGGGCTCCCAGCCCCCTTCTCCCATGGCCCTGTGCCCCATGGTCACGATGCTCACAAAGATGATGGCGGGCGAGATGAAGCGCCAGCAGATCTGGAAGAAGAGCGGGGGTGGGAAGCCCAGCATCATCTCAATGTCCTTGAAGTAGTTGTGGTGCCCTGGGGGAACAAGTGACTATCAGCCCCTGCATTGCTGGGCTGGGACCCCaagccccctcccacccctgcccagcaccagctccagaCCCAGGTGGTGGGATCCACCAGGTCAGAGCTGCCCAACTGGCCAATGGCCTTGCCAGTTACCCCACAGCAAGACAATGACTAGCTAGAAGTTAGCCCACCAGttggctggggcagccctggtggCCAACTGGCCGTAGGCAGTTGCACCTACCGTAGATGTACATGATGGCCACGCACATGATGCAGGAGATGATGACCAGGGAGAAGCTGGCGGCGTAGTTGTCCATCAGCAGGAGCCAGTAGATGCCCGCCTGCAAGAGGCACCCATTGACACAGCTGCCTCAGCTGTACCGCTGCCATGGCATGGCAACACCCGATGCCAGGGTCAGCATGGTGACACTTAGTCCGGATACAGATACCATTGCTTAGTCTGGATGCTGTCGCCAGGGCTGGCATGGCAACACCAGGCACTGGGTGTTACCACCACCATGGCAGCAATGGATATACAGCTGGTGGTGTCGGCAGAGCAAGGCTGCCATGGCAATCACACCCTGTCACCACAGTCCTATGGTCACCTACCTGCGTGGTGAGCGGGATGCCCAGCAGGAAGCCTGCCACAGCCACCCCCAGCGTCACAAAGGTCTTCCTGCGGATGATCCACTCGTTGCCCACCTCGTCCACGATGGCTGTGACCAGTGTCTCCAGCAGGCAGAACTGTGCGTGGGACAGAGGGGGCAGGATGTCACCGCCTTGGCCCCACCATGCCACCCCATCCCAACGCACTGGTGCTACCATGCTGCCCCACCACGACCTACCTGTGTACCCAGCCCCAGGAGGATGAGCATGAAGAAGAAGAGGATGGACCAGAGGGGTGAGATGGGGAGCAACGTGAGGGCTTCGGGGTAGGCAACAAAGGCCAGGCCAGGGCCATGGTCAGCCACCTTGGAGACATCCACGCCCAGGTGGTTGGCCATGAAGCCCAGGATGGAGAAGATGACAAAGCCGGCGTAGACGCTGGTGGCGCAGTTGGTGATGCTGATGATGATGCTGtccctgcagggagaggggtcAGGGCTGTCTGTAGGCCTGAGAGgcagcagggggctggggcggcgggCCGTGGTAGGGCACTCACCGGTAGCAGTTGTTGTGGAACTTGTTGTAGGAGGCCATGGTGATGAGACCACCCCAGGCGCAGCCCAGCGAGTAGAAGATCTGTGAGGCCGCATCACCCCACACCTGCAGCAGTGGGGCGGTCagccctgtgccctgcagccctggtcCTCCCTGGCCACCCACCACCCGCTGTCCCCACTCACCTTGGCGTTGAGGATCTTGTCCCACTGGGGCGTCAGGTAGTACATGATGCCGGTGAGGGCCCCCTCCAGCGTGATGCCGCGCACGAAGAGGATGGTGAGCACCACGTAGGGGAAGGTGGCCGTGAAGTACACCACCTGTGGGGTGACACCTCAgtggtggggggcggggggaggggacaAGGGGTGTGGTCTGAAAGGGTCGTGTCTGTGGACCGGGGGAGGGGCTATGGGCCAGGGGAGGGGTTATGGTCCTGAGTGGGTCCCCGGAGTGGGGAGTGGGGAGCATGCACAGGGCGGCGGGCTAGGAGGGGCTGTGCCCAGAAGCGGTGGGGCCATGTCCACAGTGGGAGCGATGTTCCCAATAGGGGAGGGTCATGGCCACCACAGCCGGGGGGCGGGGTGCACGTGGGTACCTTCCCAGAGGACTTGACACCCTTGATGAGGCAGAGGAAGACCACGACCCAGGAGACGCCGAGGCAGCCCAGCAGGGGCAGCCGCACCTCGCCCAGGTTCCCGATGTCATCCGACAGGTCCAGCACGTACCTCCtgcatggggagggggacagTGGATGTCAGCGGGACCCTGCCACCATCCCCTCACCTGTCCCACGTCCCATCCCCAGTACCTCCAGTACTCCTCGCTGGGGCTGGTGCGCTTCTGGGTGGTGTTGAGGAGGCGGGTGAGGTTGAGGGCGGCGCGGCTGGAGAGGTTCCCGTCCAGCACCCCCACGCAGTCGGGCGTGTTCCAGGCGTTGCTGCAGTATGTCCAGGGCAGCACGCGCGTCATGGACACAAAGAAGTAGTAGAAGGCAATACAGATCACCACGTTGTAGTAGATCCCGATGTATGTGGACACCACCATCATCCCGTAGCCCACGCCTGGGAACAGCACCAGGGAGCGGTGAGCGGCATGGTGCGGCACGGCAGGGGCATGGCACGCAGCACAGGGGGTTCTGGCGTTGGCACAGCGGGGGCAGGCAGCATGcggcactgccagcagcagccttgcagcCGCTCCGTGGCTTGGGTCCTGGCTGTGGCACTGGAGTGGGGACCACTATGCATGGGATCCTCACCTCCAAGCAAGCCTGGTCATGCTGAGGGTCCCCTGGGACATGTGGCAATGCGCAGGGGATGCATGGCCTGCAAGGCTGCAGGCAAACTCCTGGGGTCTGCAGCCCTAGAAAACCACTAGGTGGGGGTCCCTCCTGGCTATGGTGACTTTAGGGCTGCAGCTACCTGGTGGCATGTGACAGAGGTGACACAAGCACAGGGGAAACGCACCCCTAGGCTGAGCACACCATGGTGCAGGGCACACAGAAGCATGTGCATGAGCTGCCCCCACTCAGCTGTGATGTGAACACATCACCCAGAAGGCAGCACGCAGGCATGTGCCAGAACAGCCAGCAGCATGGGAGCACACCGATGTGCCGGGAGGTGCACCAGCAGCACAGTCCAGCCATGGCAGGGCAAGCTCTGAGCATGGACAGCACGCACGTGGGCACAGCACCCTATAGCGCAGGGAGAGGACCACAGGAGCGTGCCCACAGCCGGAGGGGCCACGGGTGCCCACAGCCTGTTCAGGGGGCCTGACTGGACTCTGCAAGAGTGACACACTGGGGACACGTGTGGCCTGAGCAGGGATGTGTGTGTAATGCCTGCAGTGGATGCCAGTGCAGGGCTGGGTACGCGCAGGAGATGCATTGCGTGTGAAGGGACATGTGTAATGCGTGCAGGGGGATGCCAGGCGAGCTGTGTGCAAGGGAATGCAGCCTGGAGTGGGCATGCGCACGGGCCCTGTGCCATACAGGCAGTGATACATGTGCAATGCACACATATGGAGGACTGTGCAAGCTGCAGGTGCCTGCACAGGGCCACGTGATGTGCCGGAGGTGTGCGTGCAGGGGACACACAGGGTGTGCAGGGGCCGTACCATGTGCTGGCGGGTGTCCCATGTTAGTGTCTGCCGGTGGGGACAGGCAGCTCCTTACCTTTGAACATGGGGCTGACCCTCCAGACGCCAAGACAGCCCTGGCTGGCGAACTGCCCAAAGGAGAGCTCCATGAAGAAGAGGGGGATGCCGCAAAACACCAGCATGATGAAGTAGGGGAACATGAAGGCACCTGGCGGGCAGCAACCAGAGGGTGAGTGGGCAATGGCCCTGGGCACAGCTGTGCTCCCCATGCCCTGCATCACCCCATAAGCCTGGGGCTGGCAAGCactgcacagggctggagcactcacccccacccctgccctgaggCATCCCATTCCCCCCGACACCCACCTCCCCCATTGCGGTAGCAGAGGTACGGGAAGCGCCAGACGTTGCCCAGCCCCACGGCGTAGCCCACGCTGGTCAGCACAAACTCGATCTGGTTGCCCCAGTTGCCACGCTTGACGCTCTTGTCCAGCTTGCCCCGCTCCCCGGGCACAGCACCATTCTGTGGAGAGATGCCGTGGGGTGTGTCAACCAGGAACGCCCCTGCCGGCCCCATCGGAGGGGCGACGGCCGCCAAGCGGGGCCGGGTGGTCCCCAGcatccttccccatccctccctcaTGCCAGTGTCCCCCCCCATCCCGCCACGCACAGGCAGTGCCAAGGAGGGGGAGGGCAGCGGTGGCAGCGCCCCCCCCCGATGAATAGCTCTGCCCAGAGCCCGGCTGCAGCGAAGGAAGAGCCTGCAACTCATACAAAGCAGGTCCGGGCGCCTGAGCACAAAGGGGCCTCTGTTCCCGTGCCCCCTCCTCCTTGCGCCCAGCAAGAGAGGTCCCGCTGGGTGGCCGCTAACCACGGCTGGGCGAAAATGGTGAGACCCCCGGGGTGAAGCAGGGGCCCCCCCTCAATGGGTAGTGGGGTGCAGTGACCAGAGCAGGCGGGGGGCTGGGTGCCTCCTGGGAAAGGCACCCTACTGCCCCTGGggtcctgctgccagctcagtCACCAGTGAGGGCACCGCACtcagggcagcaccagggcagggggtCCCATGCAACTGAGTCCCCTAAGCGGGACAGCCCCGGTGCCCAGCCATCCCTCACTGCAGGGGacctggggggagggggtcagACAGGGGCAAGAAAGGGCGCTTTGTGCAGGCTGCCACACAATGCGAGCTCACACCGGagccaacaacaacaacagggATAAGCACCCATCACCCCCAGCAGAGATGGCACCCATCACCCCGTGGCTCCATCCCAGCATGGCCCTGGGCTCATGCTAATGTTTTGCCCAGATGCTACAGAGCTCTGGCAGGTTGGGCTGAGGGCAGATGGCATTTCTGGGGTGCTGCAGGTACCCCAAACCCTGCCTTCTCCACCCAAGGCCAGGTGATGGGTACACAGGATGAGAGTGCCGGTCAGTCCGTGACCCTGCGGGAGCAGCACGGGGTGCCGGCAGCCCTAGGAGCACAATGGAGCTCCACAGTGACGGTCTCTCCACCACCATGGACACCCCATGCCCACACCCATGCCCACTCACGCTGCTCCCCCCGCTGCATCCCTGCCATGTGCCCCCCACGATGGCTGATGCCGTCAGCGTGCGGGCCACAAATGGGAGCCGTCGCTTTGGATCTGCTCACGCCGgcggggtgcaggcagcaggcacgGTGCACCTAACCGTATCATTCGATTAGGGCCGGCACAGCCGGGACGTGATGCCCGGCGACTCCGGCACTGCGCTGCCAAACAAAGCCATCTGCTACAAGCGGGGCCTGCACGCGCCGGGGGCCacgggggggctgctggggtgcagggctggggagaggggcgatggggggggggcggtgtcAGATCACTGGGCGCTTTGGGCAGGGCAATAGGGAAGACATGCTGGCCATGCCCAGTCAGGGTACCAGGGTGGCCACGCCACAGCCTGTGGGCAAAGACTGTCAGAAATGAGCTcacagc
The sequence above is drawn from the Falco naumanni isolate bFalNau1 chromosome 11, bFalNau1.pat, whole genome shotgun sequence genome and encodes:
- the SLC6A9 gene encoding sodium- and chloride-dependent glycine transporter 1 translates to MADKCSEGLLNGAVPGERGKLDKSVKRGNWGNQIEFVLTSVGYAVGLGNVWRFPYLCYRNGGGAFMFPYFIMLVFCGIPLFFMELSFGQFASQGCLGVWRVSPMFKGVGYGMMVVSTYIGIYYNVVICIAFYYFFVSMTRVLPWTYCSNAWNTPDCVGVLDGNLSSRAALNLTRLLNTTQKRTSPSEEYWRRYVLDLSDDIGNLGEVRLPLLGCLGVSWVVVFLCLIKGVKSSGKVVYFTATFPYVVLTILFVRGITLEGALTGIMYYLTPQWDKILNAKVWGDAASQIFYSLGCAWGGLITMASYNKFHNNCYRDSIIISITNCATSVYAGFVIFSILGFMANHLGVDVSKVADHGPGLAFVAYPEALTLLPISPLWSILFFFMLILLGLGTQFCLLETLVTAIVDEVGNEWIIRRKTFVTLGVAVAGFLLGIPLTTQAGIYWLLLMDNYAASFSLVIISCIMCVAIMYIYGHHNYFKDIEMMLGFPPPLFFQICWRFISPAIIFFILVFTVIQYRPISYNDYVYPTWAISIGFLMALSSVICIPIYAIYKVCCSEGDTLLERLKNATKASKDWGPALVEHRSGRYAPAFSPSTESHLEVQPLQPEKGRSEAAAASPVQGSNGSAHSQDSRL